One window from the genome of Cricetulus griseus strain 17A/GY chromosome 2, alternate assembly CriGri-PICRH-1.0, whole genome shotgun sequence encodes:
- the Fam186b gene encoding protein FAM186B yields MEKDNPPHLVTPTSVKAIISKIEAAQLIRTQEDISTQLSDILDNVNYAINRFQEELGCDLKERAKPHQPEQKGKKRFILLEKIASLSNDAKTKEKHLYEILRWLGNWGDSLTYEMKNRKSAEEEEALDEWIEVMEKVLPLSLMATKGGIESLISLCSTLIEEQKKRTQVIKHNFWQNWQEKNLQKPSLLPQPLSPEQMLQDNNITCTKVSEVKSMLQELLDSTMFNKGEVKAIRYMSTIVENLNDALTLQHKENKSLEIKYRYLQGEMTRKLSSQRLYFQKSIQVLENKRDALLKQVEVLGGKYEDLLMIKHALELQLKMVQTASCLEKSVEVFMDTPELSKKETLPEKGTALEEPPQKLKEEEHLFSPPPSSHLTKAWESSSVPARQPLSTMATESRTEVVFAGHTKHLEPVLLHSEPHQLPTQWGKLVEEAPEHEGKDQEDHFQEEDEVQHKSYPGKCLSPGSSRKMLLESHKEHREEELSWETRRQQWLQEEEMWLQRQKKWTLLEQEHQEKVRQWEAEEATRQQRQRLTQPEEETRSPKRTSGEQKGSSDKRIFTTTSRWRNLQKSEPASASPLCRPQSARQSRRSHLPMSAHTQQPGQGNQRTLSSAELMQTPPTRPVSAKPKKSASFPITGTSIRKVFRPSLQKAPVASKDKAYHITMESQIRNLQILGSSESELALPQSLRSNALEVTAMSMELSVLRLQCLCWKYIHYKRFQSLRQEVIKQIGAIRPTRVTSKVQNLYVFLENINHQQSLRLQAWTDKLKDLEEKHQECLHTMVTMFPKLKQEWNIHLKVPVVNSAKPGKCKSPPVFLQRVRSSGVTNKQPPPPKQNWDSVPLRIAGQQGNQMESIWKTDVASSSHAIEKKIPANLPWDQLGRHPDIPRLLAMDDHSSHHRSLMSFKTCSFSASAIQRKEFQEPSEEPAELVQKTSSQSLPGSLQNQQDWVELPSAPTPILSEPSTSGSTEDFTGTCSEGRSPAGFWRTILEL; encoded by the exons ATGGAGAAGGATAACCCCCCACACTTGGTGACTCCCACATCAGTGAAGGCTATCATCTCAAAGATTGAGGCTGCCCAGCTAATTCGGACTCAGGAG GATATTTCCACCCAGCTCTCAGACATCTTGGACAATGTCAATTATGCCATCAATCGATTCCAGGAAGAACTGGGATGTGATTTAAAAGAAAGGGCAAAACCTCACCAACCAGAGCAAAAAGGCAAGAAGAGATTCATCTTGCTGGAGAAAATTGCCTCCCTCTCCAATGATGCTAAGACTAAAGAGAAACACCTGTATGAGATCCTTCGCTGGCTGGGGAACTGGG GTGACAGTCTGACCTATGAGATGAAGAACAGGAAGAGTGCGGAGGAAGAGGAAGCTCTAGATGAATGGATCGAGGTGATGGAGAAAGTATTGCCTCTCTCCCTCATGGCCACCAAAGGAGGCATCGAGTCTCTCATCTCTCTTTGTTCCACTCTCattgaagaacaaaagaaaaggacacaAG TGATCAAACACAACTTCTGGCAGAACTGGCAGGAGAAAAACCTACAAAAGCCCTCACTCCTCCCTCAGCCGCTGAGCCCAGAGCAGATGCTCCAAGACAATAACATCACCTGTACAAAGGTCTCAGAGGTGAAGTCCATGCTACAGGAGCTCCTCGACTCCACCATGTTCAACAAAGGGGAGGTCAAGGCCATCAGGTACATGTCTACTATTGTGGAGAACCTCAACGACGCCTTGACCCTCCAGCACAAGGAAAACAAGAGTCTAGAGATAAAATACAGATATCTTCAGGGGGAGATGACCAGGAAGCTCAGCAGCCAGAGGCTCTACTTCCAAAAATCCATCCAAGTCCTTGAGAACAAAAGGGATGCTCTGCTAAAGCAAGTGGAGGTCCTAGGGGGTAAATACGAGGACCTCCTCATGATAAAGCATGCCCTGGAGTTACAGCTGAAGATGGTTCAGACTGCCAGTTGTCTAGAAAAATCAGTGGAAGTTTTTATGGATACCCCAGAACTCTCTAAGAAAGAGACCCTTCCAGAGAAGGGTACAGCCCTGGAAGAACCCCCACAGAAGCTCAAGGAGGAAGAGCACCTGTTTTCACCACCTCCCTCAAGTCACCTGACCAAGGCCTGGGAGAGCAGCTCTGTGCCAGCACGGCAGCCACTCTCCACCATGGCCACAGAGTCAAGGACTGAAGTCGTGTTTGCTGGCCACACCAAACACCTTGAGCCGGTGCTGCTGCACTCAGAGCCTCACCAGTTGCCTACACAATGGGGAAAACTGGTTGAAGAGGCCCCAGAACATGAAGGCAAAGACCAGGAGGACCACTTCCAGGAGGAGGATGAAGTCCAACACAAGTCCTATCCTGGGAAGTGTCTGTCCCCCGGGAGCTCCAGGAAGATGCTTTTGGAGAGCCACAAGGAACACCGGGAGGAAGAACTCAGCTGGGAGACAAGGAGGCAGCAGTGGCTGCAGGAAGAGGAGATGTGGCTCCAGCGACAGAAGAAGTGGACCCTGCTAGAACAGGAGCACCAGGAGAAGGTGCGGCAGTGGGAGGCGGAGGAGGCCACCAGGCAGCAGCGGCAGAGGCTCACCCAGCCAGAAGAGGAGACACGGAGCCCCAAGAGGacctctggggagcagaaggggagtTCGGATAAGAGGATCTTCACGACCACCAGCCGATGGAGGAACCTGCAGAAGTCAGAACCAGCATCGGCATCTCCCCTGTGCCGGCCACAGTCTGCACGCCAAAGCAGGAGGTCACATTTACCCATGTCTGCACACACCCAGCAGCCTGGCCAGGGAAACCAGAGGACCCTGAGTTCAGCTGAGTTGATGCAAACACCACCGACCCGCCCGGTTTCTGCTAAACCCAAGAAAAGTGCTTCTTTCCCCATCACTGGAACATCCATTCGAAAGGTGTTCCGGCCCTCTTTGCAGAAAGCCCCAGTAGCCTCTAAGGACAAGGCGTACCATATAACCATGGAGAGCCAGATTAGAAACCTGCAGATTCTGGGGAGTTCAGAATCAGAGCTGGCACTGCCACAATCCCTACGCAGCAATGCCCTAGAAGTCACTGCCATGTCCATGGAGCTGAGTGTCCTCAGGCTGCAATGCCTGTGCTGGAAGTACATCCACTACAAACGCTTCCAGAGCCTCCG ACAAGAGGTCATCAAACAGATAGGAGCCATTCGACCAACGAGGGTCACCTCTAAGGTCCAGAACCTCTATGTGTTCCTGGAAAACATCAACCACCAGCAGAGCCTCAGGCTGCAGGCCTGGACAGACAAGCTGAAGGACCTGGAGGAGAAGCACCAGGAGTGCCTACACACCATGGTGACCATGTTCCCTAAG CTCAAGCAAGAGTGGAACATCCACCTGAAAGTCCCTGTGGTCAACTCTGCAAagccagggaaatgcaagtcaccTCCAGTCTTCCTCCAGAGAGTCCGGTCCAGTGGTGTCACCAACAAGCAGCCCCCTCCACCCAAGCAGAACTGGGACTCTGTGCCCCTGAGGATAGCTGG CCAACAAGGGAATCAGATGGAATCCATATGGAAGACTGATGTGGCCTCTTCAAGTCACGCGATAGAAAAGAAGATCCCTGCAAACCTGCCCTGGGACCAACTAGGGCGCCACCCAGATATCCCCAGGCTATTGGCCATGGATGATCACTCCTCCCACCACAGAAGCTTGATGTCCTTCAAGACTTG